In Micromonospora sp. LH3U1, one genomic interval encodes:
- a CDS encoding N-acetylmuramoyl-L-alanine amidase has protein sequence MHRPTLSLRRRALLTAAVVAAATAVPLPAGAAAAAPTADRQQQYAAAAAEYGVPTGVLLGVSYLESRWDSNAGTPSTSGGYGPMHLTDARHVVALPERGHHDTAAEDPRGDDSRPALAPAPRQAEDPAPPTAALQTVDAAAALTGAAPEALRTDAYVNIRGGAALLAAYQRELGAPVGAGTDPAAWYGAVAHYAGADSADAAAAFADEVFTTISAGESRVTDDGQRITLPARAVQPERSWLDRLGLRRLARPDGLECPRTISCEWIPAPYEAFGDGDYGNHDLSDRPARQKIEYIVIHDTEASWATTLKLVQDPTYVSWHYSLRSVDGHIAQHVKTKDVGWHAGNWYVNAKSIGLEHEGFAAQGTWYTEAMYRTSAKLVRHLALRLGIPLDRQHIIGHDNVPGTVASTVRGMHWDPGPYWDWTHYFDLLHAPRLDTGTPATGLVRIDPDYATNQPAFIGCVTPAVPCTPRGSSSVVLHSAPSADAPLVNDIALRPDGTPNTMEVSDHGARASAGQTYALAGRQGDWTSIWYLGQQAWFHNPASAPTASWTVGVVATPKPGRATIPVYGRAYPEQAAYPAGVPYQAISPLQYTLAAGQRYSVGAVLAGEYYRASTFDGSSPGDWTVIRGKNRYAQIQFGHRIMYVDLADVQLLPSPVGAPR, from the coding sequence ATGCACCGTCCAACCCTGTCCCTCCGGCGGCGTGCACTGCTCACCGCCGCCGTGGTCGCCGCAGCGACCGCGGTACCGCTACCCGCCGGCGCTGCCGCCGCCGCACCCACCGCCGACCGCCAGCAGCAGTACGCCGCGGCGGCAGCGGAGTACGGCGTGCCGACCGGTGTGCTGCTCGGCGTCTCCTACCTGGAGTCCCGCTGGGACAGCAACGCCGGCACACCGAGCACCAGCGGCGGCTACGGCCCGATGCACCTGACCGACGCCCGCCACGTGGTCGCCCTGCCTGAGCGCGGCCACCACGACACCGCCGCCGAGGACCCGCGTGGCGACGACTCCCGACCCGCCCTGGCGCCCGCGCCTCGGCAGGCCGAAGACCCCGCGCCGCCCACCGCCGCGTTGCAAACCGTGGACGCCGCCGCCGCGCTGACCGGCGCGGCACCCGAGGCGCTGCGCACCGACGCGTACGTCAACATCCGGGGCGGGGCGGCGCTGCTCGCCGCGTACCAGCGGGAGTTGGGCGCTCCGGTTGGCGCCGGCACCGACCCGGCCGCCTGGTATGGCGCGGTGGCCCACTACGCCGGCGCGGACAGCGCCGATGCCGCAGCGGCCTTCGCCGACGAGGTCTTCACCACGATCAGCGCCGGCGAGTCCCGGGTGACCGACGACGGCCAGCGGATCACGCTGCCGGCCCGCGCGGTACAGCCGGAGCGTTCCTGGCTGGACCGGCTGGGCCTGCGCCGTCTGGCCCGCCCGGACGGACTGGAGTGCCCTCGCACCATCTCCTGTGAGTGGATCCCCGCCCCCTACGAGGCGTTCGGCGACGGGGACTACGGCAACCACGACCTCTCCGACCGGCCCGCGCGGCAGAAGATCGAGTACATCGTCATCCACGACACCGAGGCGAGTTGGGCGACCACCCTGAAACTCGTCCAGGACCCGACCTACGTGAGCTGGCACTACTCGCTGCGCTCGGTGGACGGGCACATCGCCCAGCACGTGAAGACCAAGGACGTCGGCTGGCACGCCGGAAACTGGTACGTCAACGCCAAGTCGATCGGGCTGGAACACGAGGGCTTCGCCGCGCAGGGCACCTGGTACACCGAGGCGATGTACCGGACCTCGGCGAAGCTGGTCCGGCACCTCGCGCTGCGGCTGGGCATCCCGCTGGACCGCCAACACATCATCGGCCACGACAACGTGCCCGGCACCGTCGCATCGACCGTACGGGGAATGCACTGGGACCCGGGACCGTACTGGGACTGGACGCACTACTTCGACCTGCTGCACGCGCCGCGACTGGACACCGGCACCCCGGCCACCGGGCTGGTCCGGATCGACCCGGACTACGCCACCAACCAGCCGGCGTTCATCGGATGCGTCACCCCTGCCGTGCCGTGCACGCCGCGCGGATCCTCGTCGGTGGTGCTGCACTCCGCACCGTCCGCGGACGCGCCACTGGTGAACGACATCGCGCTCCGCCCCGACGGCACCCCGAACACCATGGAGGTGTCGGATCACGGCGCCCGGGCCTCCGCCGGCCAGACGTACGCGCTGGCCGGCCGGCAGGGTGACTGGACGTCCATCTGGTACCTGGGGCAACAGGCGTGGTTCCACAACCCGGCGTCCGCGCCGACCGCCAGTTGGACCGTCGGCGTGGTGGCCACCCCGAAGCCCGGACGGGCCACGATCCCGGTGTACGGGCGGGCGTACCCGGAGCAGGCGGCCTACCCGGCCGGGGTGCCCTACCAGGCGATCTCGCCCCTGCAGTACACCCTGGCCGCCGGGCAGCGGTACAGCGTCGGCGCGGTGCTGGCCGGTGAGTACTACCGGGCCAGCACGTTCGACGGCTCCTCACCCGGCGACTGGACGGTGATCCGCGGCAAGAACCGGTACGCGCAGATCCAGTTCGGCCACCGCATCATGTACGTCGACCTGGCCGACGTGCAGTTACTGCCGTCCCCGGTGGGCGCGCCCCGCTGA
- the dcd gene encoding dCTP deaminase, producing the protein MLLSDRDLVSEIKAGTLGLEPFEPTLVQPSSIDVRLDRLFRVFNNHLYTHIDPAMQQDDLTSVVEVPDGEPFVLHPGEFVLASTLEVISLGDQLAGRLEGKSSLGRLGLLTHSTAGFIDPGFSGHVTLELSNVANLPITLWPGMKIGQLCIFRLSSPAEHPYGSVVYGSRYQGQRGPTPSRAWQHWRTWPTR; encoded by the coding sequence ATGCTGCTCTCCGACCGCGACCTGGTCTCCGAGATCAAGGCCGGCACGCTGGGCCTGGAGCCGTTCGAGCCCACCCTGGTCCAACCGTCCAGCATCGACGTGCGACTCGACCGGCTGTTCCGGGTGTTCAACAACCACCTCTACACACACATCGACCCGGCCATGCAGCAGGACGACCTGACCTCGGTGGTCGAGGTGCCCGACGGTGAGCCGTTCGTGCTGCACCCGGGGGAGTTCGTGCTCGCCTCGACGCTGGAGGTCATCTCGCTGGGCGACCAGCTCGCCGGCCGGCTCGAAGGGAAGAGCTCACTGGGCCGGCTCGGTCTGCTCACGCACTCCACCGCCGGCTTCATCGACCCGGGCTTCTCCGGTCACGTCACGCTGGAGCTCTCGAACGTGGCGAACCTGCCGATCACCCTCTGGCCCGGCATGAAGATCGGGCAGCTCTGCATCTTCCGGCTCTCCTCGCCGGCCGAGCACCCGTACGGCTCGGTGGTCTACGGATCGCGCTACCAGGGCCAGCGAGGGCCGACGCCGAGCCGCGCCTGGCAGCACTGGCGCACCTGGCCCACCCGCTGA
- a CDS encoding phosphoribosyltransferase family protein → MSAELTDRLAALFQWIDPGPGTSHLVSDISGWWRDPDVLAGLGPALVAPYRAARPTVVLAPAVTGLLLGPLAATALGVGFVAAHKPGDGRLPAGSLTWAQSPPDYRGRQVDLAVRDRHLGPDDRVLVVDDWVRTGAQLRALYDICAARGAEVLGTAVVAVDCPPEIAADLRITGLINAADLPA, encoded by the coding sequence ATGTCCGCTGAGCTGACCGACCGACTGGCCGCCCTGTTCCAGTGGATCGACCCCGGCCCCGGCACCAGTCACCTGGTCAGCGACATCTCCGGTTGGTGGCGGGACCCGGACGTGCTGGCCGGGCTGGGACCGGCCCTGGTGGCGCCGTACCGGGCCGCCCGGCCGACCGTGGTGCTCGCCCCGGCGGTCACCGGGCTGCTGCTCGGGCCGCTGGCCGCCACCGCCCTCGGGGTCGGCTTCGTGGCCGCTCACAAGCCCGGCGACGGTCGGCTGCCGGCTGGGTCGCTCACCTGGGCACAGAGCCCACCGGACTACCGAGGTCGGCAGGTCGACCTGGCCGTACGGGACCGGCACCTCGGCCCCGACGACCGGGTGCTGGTGGTGGACGACTGGGTGCGTACCGGCGCGCAACTTCGCGCCCTCTACGACATCTGCGCCGCGCGCGGTGCCGAGGTGCTGGGCACCGCCGTCGTGGCCGTCGACTGCCCGCCCGAGATCGCGGCCGATCTACGGATCACCGGCCTGATCAACGCCGCGGATCTGCCGGCTTGA
- a CDS encoding ASCH domain-containing protein, with product MWPRIGDLRALALGTPGELRATLNTLVLAGVKTATAGRLAEYAEEGEELEHVGERLALVDDDDALAGVVEITGVEVVRFADVPWDFARAEGEGDRSIEEWRAGHSAYWARLGTPVDGDTPIVCLRLRLVSGGEGGVASGDLGT from the coding sequence ATGTGGCCTCGGATCGGTGACCTGCGCGCCCTCGCCCTCGGGACCCCCGGCGAGCTACGGGCAACCCTCAACACCCTGGTGCTGGCCGGCGTGAAGACCGCGACGGCCGGCCGGCTCGCCGAGTACGCGGAGGAGGGCGAGGAGTTGGAGCACGTCGGCGAACGGCTCGCCCTGGTCGACGACGACGATGCGCTGGCCGGCGTCGTGGAGATCACCGGAGTCGAGGTGGTCCGCTTCGCCGACGTGCCATGGGACTTCGCCCGCGCCGAAGGTGAGGGTGACCGCTCGATCGAGGAGTGGCGGGCCGGGCACTCGGCCTACTGGGCGCGGCTCGGCACCCCGGTCGACGGCGACACCCCGATCGTCTGCCTCCGCCTGCGGCTGGTCTCCGGCGGCGAGGGCGGTGTGGCCAGCGGCGACCTCGGCACCTGA
- a CDS encoding C40 family peptidase, whose protein sequence is MPVAIMPPHRHDLNSSARSGGLRRVAHRLLVLVAAATVGAGLLAAPAHAEPTVDEIEAQIDKKWEQLEPTIEQYNKVRAQLKVNRKKSTDLQKKIEPLALQSELALNRVGDLASRYYISGPSHDIGALLVSAKPDTLTEQLTLLDRLAAQERKEVAGVLAVRDKYDGEKQKLDALIVTQTKQQNELAAKKKQIDVEIKQLEASMPKTTVVTAACPTINGVVSAAARTAIRTACGKVGKPYVWGATGPNSFDCSGLTQYAYKAAGISLTHHTGDQWNEGKAVSRADARPGDLVFFFSGLSHVGLYLGNNQMVHAPRAGKPVQVSSINTMPIAGFRRPG, encoded by the coding sequence GTGCCGGTGGCAATCATGCCCCCTCATCGTCACGACCTGAACTCGTCTGCTCGGTCGGGTGGGCTGCGCCGCGTCGCCCATCGTCTACTCGTCCTGGTCGCCGCCGCGACGGTCGGTGCCGGTCTGCTGGCCGCGCCGGCACACGCCGAACCCACGGTCGACGAGATCGAGGCGCAGATCGACAAGAAGTGGGAGCAGTTGGAGCCCACCATCGAGCAGTACAACAAGGTCCGGGCGCAGTTGAAGGTCAACCGGAAGAAGTCGACGGACCTGCAGAAGAAGATCGAGCCGCTGGCGCTGCAGAGCGAGCTGGCGCTCAACCGGGTCGGCGACCTCGCCTCCCGCTACTACATCTCGGGTCCGTCGCACGACATCGGCGCACTGCTCGTCAGCGCCAAGCCGGACACGCTCACCGAGCAGCTCACCCTCCTCGACCGCCTGGCCGCGCAGGAGCGCAAGGAGGTCGCGGGCGTCCTGGCCGTACGGGACAAGTACGACGGCGAGAAGCAGAAGCTGGACGCGCTGATCGTCACCCAGACCAAGCAGCAGAACGAGCTGGCGGCCAAGAAGAAGCAGATCGACGTCGAGATCAAGCAGCTCGAGGCGTCGATGCCCAAGACCACGGTCGTGACCGCGGCCTGCCCGACCATCAACGGGGTGGTGAGCGCGGCCGCCCGTACCGCGATCAGGACCGCCTGCGGGAAGGTCGGAAAGCCGTACGTCTGGGGTGCCACCGGCCCGAACTCGTTCGACTGCTCGGGGTTGACCCAGTACGCCTACAAGGCGGCCGGCATCAGCCTCACCCACCACACCGGTGACCAGTGGAACGAGGGCAAGGCCGTCTCACGAGCCGACGCCCGCCCCGGTGACCTGGTCTTCTTCTTCTCCGGCCTGAGTCATGTCGGGCTGTATCTGGGCAACAACCAGATGGTGCACGCCCCCCGGGCTGGCAAACCGGTGCAGGTGTCCAGCATCAACACCATGCCGATCGCCGGTTTCCGCAGACCTGGCTGA
- a CDS encoding LLM class flavin-dependent oxidoreductase, with amino-acid sequence MRIGIVILPDQRWAEAQHRWRQVDEWGFDHAWTYDHLGWRDLVDGPWFDSMATLTAAATVTSRVRLGTLVASPNFRHPAAFARQITTVDDVSDGRLLLGLGAGGIGFDSAVLGGETLPPRQRVDRFAEFTELLDLILREDGTTWRGDWFAAVDARNNPGCVQQPRVPFVVAANGPRSMRLVARFGQGWVTTGTGDDNDLQSWWDSVSALSVRMDRTLDEAGRDPATLDRYLLLDSAPVFSLSSAQFFADQVGRAADLGFTDVVTHWPRANSWYAGDEAILVDVATRLLPELRG; translated from the coding sequence ATGCGGATTGGCATCGTGATCCTGCCGGACCAGCGTTGGGCCGAGGCGCAGCATCGCTGGCGGCAGGTCGACGAGTGGGGCTTCGACCACGCCTGGACGTACGACCACCTGGGATGGCGGGACCTGGTCGACGGCCCGTGGTTCGACTCGATGGCCACGTTGACCGCCGCCGCCACGGTGACCTCCCGGGTCCGGCTGGGCACCCTCGTCGCGTCGCCGAACTTCCGGCACCCGGCCGCGTTCGCCCGGCAGATCACCACGGTGGATGACGTCTCCGACGGCCGGTTGCTGCTCGGCCTGGGTGCGGGCGGCATCGGCTTCGACTCGGCCGTGCTGGGCGGTGAGACGCTGCCGCCGCGTCAGCGGGTCGACCGGTTCGCCGAGTTCACCGAGCTGCTGGATCTGATCCTGCGGGAGGACGGCACCACCTGGCGTGGTGACTGGTTCGCCGCGGTGGACGCCCGCAACAACCCTGGCTGCGTGCAGCAGCCCCGGGTGCCGTTCGTGGTGGCCGCCAACGGGCCACGGTCGATGCGACTGGTGGCCCGCTTCGGGCAGGGGTGGGTGACCACCGGCACTGGCGACGACAACGACCTGCAGAGTTGGTGGGACAGCGTGTCCGCGCTGTCCGTGCGGATGGACCGGACGCTCGACGAGGCCGGCCGCGATCCGGCCACCCTGGACCGTTATCTCCTACTGGACTCGGCGCCGGTCTTCTCGCTCAGCAGCGCGCAGTTCTTCGCCGATCAGGTCGGTCGGGCCGCCGACCTCGGCTTCACCGACGTGGTGACGCACTGGCCGCGCGCCAACAGTTGGTACGCCGGTGACGAGGCCATCCTGGTGGACGTGGCGACCCGACTGCTGCCGGAGCTTCGCGGCTGA
- a CDS encoding peptidoglycan-binding domain-containing protein — protein sequence MLLRRILTIFALATIAAAATTTPVMAAPVGEVGTMATSTCNKWISYNGADVPAYGSNVNCSLRRGNVNSAVFQLQVTMNVCYEWTLRSKGVYPLTADSNFGPTTEKALRAVQAAESIPADGVYGPYTRSAIYHQRSNGGVPCLQVP from the coding sequence ATGTTGCTGCGTCGCATCCTGACAATTTTTGCGCTGGCGACCATCGCTGCCGCAGCCACCACGACGCCTGTAATGGCTGCTCCGGTGGGTGAAGTAGGAACCATGGCAACCTCGACCTGCAACAAGTGGATTTCCTACAACGGGGCCGACGTCCCTGCGTACGGAAGCAACGTCAATTGCTCGCTGCGCCGGGGAAATGTGAACTCTGCCGTCTTTCAGCTGCAGGTCACAATGAACGTCTGCTACGAATGGACTCTCCGTAGCAAGGGCGTCTATCCGCTCACCGCCGACAGCAACTTTGGTCCAACTACCGAAAAGGCACTACGAGCCGTTCAGGCCGCGGAATCCATTCCCGCCGACGGAGTGTATGGCCCGTATACCCGTTCGGCGATCTATCACCAGCGTTCAAATGGTGGCGTGCCCTGCCTGCAGGTGCCGTAA
- a CDS encoding DUF6886 family protein, which yields MLHFSEDPTITRFVPHVAATAQQPDAYVWAVDYDRAPDYWFPRQCPRAMAWVLPTTSQLDRDRVVGAGCGERVHAIEYGWLEAMQRARLFAYRLPADRFQPFGAPEAHAFVAVEPVKPLGPAEPVGDLLRCHAEAGIQLRVLDNLWPFWDVVINSSVGFSGIRLGNARPRP from the coding sequence GTGCTGCACTTCTCGGAGGATCCAACGATCACCCGGTTCGTCCCACATGTCGCCGCAACCGCTCAACAACCGGACGCCTACGTGTGGGCCGTCGACTACGACCGGGCTCCCGATTACTGGTTCCCGCGCCAGTGCCCGCGGGCGATGGCCTGGGTGCTACCGACCACCTCTCAGCTCGATCGTGATCGAGTCGTCGGAGCGGGCTGCGGCGAGCGAGTCCATGCGATCGAGTACGGCTGGCTGGAAGCGATGCAGAGGGCCCGATTGTTCGCGTACCGGCTACCAGCCGATCGTTTTCAACCCTTCGGCGCGCCCGAAGCACACGCGTTCGTGGCGGTCGAGCCCGTCAAACCCCTCGGCCCTGCCGAGCCAGTGGGTGATCTGCTGCGGTGCCACGCCGAGGCGGGTATCCAGCTTCGCGTGCTGGACAACCTCTGGCCCTTCTGGGACGTCGTGATCAACAGCTCGGTCGGCTTCAGCGGCATCCGGCTGGGCAATGCGAGGCCTCGCCCGTAA
- a CDS encoding dihydrofolate reductase family protein, whose translation MTKVTAQLSVSVDGFYAGPQFAGDGNWMDSAESAAFFRVTRWATEAMAWRERQGFAGGEPDTNSDVIAETFEAAGAYVMGRRMADGGEVPWGAEPPFRAPVFVVTHRPRQTLPREGGTSFTYVTDGVASAVEQARAVAGGKNVAVAGGGSLVRQVLKAGLLDELELHVVPVVVGTGLRLFDADLDLADKEAIELTPTRVIHTPQVTHIRYAVRGHAPLVLDDRGSGGGPTVTRN comes from the coding sequence ATGACGAAGGTGACCGCGCAGCTGTCGGTGTCGGTGGACGGCTTCTACGCCGGCCCCCAATTTGCTGGCGACGGCAACTGGATGGACTCGGCCGAGAGCGCGGCTTTCTTCCGGGTCACCCGCTGGGCGACCGAGGCGATGGCCTGGCGCGAGCGGCAGGGTTTCGCCGGCGGCGAGCCGGACACCAACTCGGACGTGATCGCCGAGACGTTCGAGGCAGCCGGCGCTTACGTGATGGGGCGCCGGATGGCCGACGGGGGTGAGGTGCCCTGGGGTGCGGAGCCACCGTTCCGCGCGCCGGTCTTCGTCGTCACGCACCGGCCCCGCCAGACCCTGCCGCGCGAAGGTGGCACCAGCTTCACCTACGTCACCGATGGCGTGGCCAGCGCCGTCGAGCAGGCACGGGCCGTGGCCGGCGGCAAGAACGTCGCCGTGGCGGGAGGCGGCAGCCTGGTACGGCAAGTCCTCAAGGCGGGCCTGCTCGACGAGCTGGAGCTGCACGTCGTACCGGTGGTCGTCGGCACCGGTCTGCGTCTGTTCGACGCGGACCTCGACCTCGCCGACAAGGAGGCGATCGAGCTGACGCCGACCCGCGTCATCCACACCCCACAGGTAACCCACATCCGGTACGCGGTGCGTGGTCACGCCCCGCTCGTGCTCGACGACCGGGGCAGCGGCGGAGGCCCGACGGTGACCAGGAACTGA
- a CDS encoding questin oxidase family protein encodes MSDEILDEAYERLHRTGPEYEGWLSNHGPMAVEALARHGHQQRVHRWLDDYVGRLDELPRGLHPIDDWRGALGDPKRAGDWLAYFDRQLRERPWRDVLGTWWPRLLPGIAAGATHGVIRVGHAVRALGSDEVNPQRLTELGQALGYWAARWQPVPGAARLLDGVTVGESDGPNNDGIDVDAALAGLPRIDDQTGGVRDRLGQLPGVPRWEPALAALRPARSPAEAKRGLTTLVHRAGLDYLRFGHAAPVMLVHAVTAPTAVLRTLPALDRGLWAPSLAAAWSATAAMTTVYAPADGIAPPTVTAATPAEAFARAARHGDEHVVKLADAVLDAHAASGDDRLLAAAGYAGQLI; translated from the coding sequence ATGAGTGACGAAATCCTCGACGAGGCGTACGAACGACTGCACCGCACCGGCCCCGAATACGAGGGCTGGCTCTCCAACCACGGGCCGATGGCCGTCGAGGCGCTGGCCCGACACGGGCACCAGCAGCGGGTGCACCGCTGGCTCGACGACTACGTCGGCCGGCTCGACGAGCTGCCCCGAGGGCTGCACCCGATCGACGACTGGCGGGGAGCGCTCGGCGATCCGAAGCGGGCCGGTGACTGGCTGGCGTACTTCGACCGGCAACTGCGCGAACGCCCGTGGCGCGACGTGCTCGGCACCTGGTGGCCCCGACTGCTGCCCGGCATCGCCGCCGGCGCCACCCACGGTGTGATCCGGGTCGGGCACGCCGTACGCGCGCTCGGCTCGGACGAGGTGAACCCACAGCGGCTCACCGAGTTGGGCCAGGCCCTCGGCTACTGGGCGGCCCGCTGGCAGCCGGTCCCCGGCGCCGCCCGGCTGCTCGACGGCGTCACCGTCGGCGAGTCGGACGGGCCGAACAACGACGGGATCGACGTGGACGCCGCGCTGGCCGGGCTGCCCCGGATCGACGACCAGACCGGGGGCGTTCGGGATCGGCTGGGCCAACTGCCGGGCGTACCCCGATGGGAGCCGGCGCTCGCGGCGCTGCGCCCCGCGCGCAGCCCGGCCGAGGCGAAGCGCGGGCTCACCACGTTGGTGCACCGGGCCGGGCTGGACTACCTGCGCTTCGGGCACGCGGCGCCGGTCATGCTGGTGCACGCGGTGACCGCGCCGACCGCGGTGCTGCGTACCCTGCCGGCACTGGACCGGGGTCTGTGGGCACCGAGCCTCGCCGCGGCCTGGTCCGCGACGGCGGCCATGACCACGGTGTACGCCCCAGCCGACGGCATCGCGCCGCCGACCGTGACCGCCGCGACCCCGGCGGAGGCCTTCGCCCGCGCGGCCCGGCACGGCGACGAGCACGTGGTCAAACTCGCCGACGCGGTGCTCGACGCGCACGCCGCCAGTGGCGACGACCGACTGCTCGCCGCCGCCGGCTATGCCGGCCAGTTGATCTGA
- a CDS encoding pyridoxamine 5'-phosphate oxidase family protein has product MASWSEFAADEPRLADGIRVLLQQYGPGFGYLATVRADGGPRVHPVSPVITDEGLFCFIIDSPKRRDLERDGRYALHSFPPEESDDEAYVAGRARPVTDPARVARLAEGARAEPQADWRLFEFTVDVAMLTRREQPIAGIPGLTPGRPAVRVWLDPHAPSAAAAPLAVPQARPTILSRDIQYTAA; this is encoded by the coding sequence ATGGCTTCCTGGTCCGAATTCGCCGCCGACGAGCCCCGACTCGCCGACGGGATCCGCGTTCTCCTCCAGCAGTACGGGCCGGGCTTCGGCTACCTGGCCACGGTCCGCGCCGATGGCGGGCCCCGGGTCCATCCGGTCTCCCCGGTCATCACCGACGAGGGTCTGTTCTGCTTCATCATCGACTCCCCGAAGCGCCGTGACCTCGAACGGGACGGCCGTTACGCGCTGCACTCGTTCCCTCCCGAGGAGAGCGACGACGAGGCGTACGTGGCGGGACGCGCCCGTCCGGTGACCGATCCGGCGCGGGTCGCCCGGTTGGCCGAGGGCGCCCGTGCGGAGCCGCAGGCCGACTGGCGGCTGTTCGAGTTCACCGTCGACGTGGCGATGCTGACCCGCCGCGAGCAGCCCATCGCAGGCATTCCGGGTCTCACGCCGGGCCGGCCGGCCGTGCGGGTCTGGCTCGACCCGCACGCCCCGTCGGCGGCGGCCGCGCCGCTCGCCGTACCGCAGGCGCGCCCGACCATTCTCAGCCGTGACATCCAGTACACGGCCGCCTGA
- a CDS encoding VOC family protein has protein sequence MFTEAFPIVTTPDLPRLIAFYRDVVGFELIYRFPDDGEPEFVALRLGNSELGLAADPEAGTPAHAHRWELCVYADDCDTAVNALRSGGATVTEEPIDQPWGERSARVTDPDGNHLLVLSRLP, from the coding sequence ATGTTCACCGAGGCGTTCCCCATCGTGACGACACCCGACCTGCCGCGGCTGATCGCGTTCTATCGGGATGTCGTCGGCTTCGAGTTGATCTACCGGTTTCCGGACGACGGCGAGCCGGAGTTCGTCGCGCTCCGCTTGGGCAACAGCGAGCTGGGCTTGGCCGCCGACCCGGAGGCCGGCACGCCGGCGCATGCGCATCGCTGGGAGCTGTGTGTCTACGCCGATGACTGCGACACCGCCGTGAACGCCCTGCGTTCGGGTGGTGCGACGGTCACCGAGGAGCCAATCGACCAGCCATGGGGCGAGCGGTCTGCCCGGGTCACGGACCCTGATGGCAACCACCTGCTGGTGCTGTCACGCCTGCCCTAG
- a CDS encoding C40 family peptidase yields MALHAPRPSYERPAAAGPTSITPRSRWSRFTTAVAALAGVAVVLTGSATAAHADPSVAEIERQIDADWNKLEPVIERHNATRADLAAKRKQADALAARIGPLERQVDAAMNKVSALAVRAYKGENVLTVNAVLGSRSPSEAVSQLEMLDRFAHNQQQDVRQVADLRDELAKQKAPLDEMVAQLTLTEAQLAAKKKQINEEIDRLQKLRIKVYGNGGGGSLRPAPCPGSYPGGAAGTAVKFACAQIGKPYVWGAEGPNSYDCSGLMLAAWAKAGVSLPHNAAAQSRVTKNVSKADLRPGDLVFYYSDIHHVGMYVGNGWVVHASQAGQPVKMKKVDDGPIHSYGRPG; encoded by the coding sequence GTGGCACTCCATGCCCCGCGGCCGTCGTACGAGCGGCCGGCAGCAGCCGGCCCGACGTCGATCACGCCGCGCTCACGCTGGTCCCGCTTCACCACCGCTGTCGCCGCGCTGGCCGGCGTCGCCGTCGTCCTGACGGGCAGCGCCACGGCGGCCCACGCCGACCCGTCCGTCGCCGAGATCGAGCGCCAGATCGACGCCGACTGGAACAAGCTCGAACCAGTCATCGAACGGCACAACGCCACCCGCGCCGACCTCGCCGCCAAGCGCAAGCAGGCGGACGCGCTGGCCGCACGCATCGGCCCGCTGGAGCGTCAGGTCGACGCCGCGATGAACAAGGTCAGCGCGCTGGCCGTGCGCGCGTACAAGGGCGAGAACGTTTTGACCGTCAACGCGGTGCTGGGCAGCCGGTCACCCAGCGAGGCGGTTAGCCAGCTCGAGATGCTCGACCGGTTCGCGCACAACCAGCAGCAGGACGTACGGCAGGTGGCCGACCTCCGCGATGAGCTGGCCAAGCAGAAGGCGCCGCTGGACGAGATGGTGGCCCAGCTGACCCTCACCGAGGCCCAGTTGGCGGCAAAGAAGAAGCAGATCAACGAGGAAATCGACCGGCTGCAGAAGCTGCGCATCAAGGTGTACGGCAACGGTGGCGGCGGTTCGCTGCGCCCGGCTCCCTGCCCCGGCAGCTATCCCGGTGGCGCTGCGGGCACGGCGGTCAAGTTCGCCTGCGCGCAGATCGGCAAGCCCTACGTCTGGGGTGCCGAGGGCCCGAACTCGTACGACTGCTCCGGGCTGATGCTGGCCGCCTGGGCGAAGGCCGGTGTGTCTCTGCCGCACAACGCCGCCGCGCAGAGCCGCGTCACCAAGAACGTCAGCAAGGCCGACCTGCGCCCCGGCGACCTGGTCTTCTACTACAGCGACATCCACCACGTCGGCATGTACGTCGGCAATGGCTGGGTGGTGCACGCCTCGCAGGCCGGTCAACCGGTCAAGATGAAGAAGGTCGACGACGGCCCGATCCACAGCTACGGCCGCCCAGGCTGA